AGTAATAATTAGCACCTCAACCACCCGAAATTACAGCGTTGTCTGCACATCTATGGCATACCATTTAGAAGTGTCATTGCTCAAGGTGTATCGGACACGAGGCAATTGATTTTCAGAATTGATGGCATGTGTTTATCGTGAATCAGTGCAAGTTGTAGATAATGCTCTGCTGGAACAATGGAAGGAGGCCTTAAACTGGAGCTGTGTCACGTGGGAGCTCCTGAATCGCCTCCTACAACGAACTTGTACCACGACGAAACAATTCCTTCTTCCGTTCAACATCTCAGCACAACAGCATCAGATGCTACGATCAACGACCCGAAACGATGAATTGACCGACTCAGACCTCTTCTAAACCACTTCCACCTCTGCAGCTCACGACTAGGCCGTTTCATTCACAATGCCTGTGCCAACCATCTTCTATCTCATCGAAAACGGCTTTCCACAGGTCATCCACGACAATGTCTGGAACATCGTCTacgccgtcgccgccgtcacaTTCCTCGTCCTGCTAAAGCTCTACTCATCGGGCAGGTCGAATCCCTCCGAGCGCGACCTCCATGGCAGagtcgtcatcgtcaccgGCGGAACGAGCGGGATAGGGGCAGAAGTGACATACGAGCTGGCAGCCCGCGGCGCTCAGCTCGTCCTGCTGACCCAAGTCCCCGCCTCAGATCCCTTTCTCGTCGACTTTATACAGGATATTCGGGACAGGACGGGCAACCACATGATATACGCAGAGCAGGTGGATCTCGCCAGTCTGTACAGCATCAGAAAGTTTGCCACGAAATGGGTCGACAATGCGCCTCCTCGAAGATTGGACATGATTGTGCTGTGCGCATCGACCATGACGCCGGGAGGAGGGAAGCGGACCGTTACAGAAGAAGGCGTGGAGGAGATGTGGCAGGTCAACTATCTTGCCAACTTTCACCTCCTAAGCATCCTCAGCCCGGCTCTCAAGGCGCAGCCCTTTGATAGAGATGTCCGCGTCGTCATAGCGACATGTTCATCGTACATTGGATCTCCCTCCCTGAAAGAAGGTCTCGGAAATGCGGAAAAGGGCTGGTCTCCCGGCTCTGCATACGCACGAAGCAAGCTCGCCCTCAACGTTTTCGGCTCATACTTCCAGAAGCACCTTGACGCATACAAGCGCCCTGATCAGCTTCCTATGAACACCCGGGTCATTTTTGTAGACCCCGGTCTCAGTCGAACACCCGGCACGCGCAGATGGCTGACCCGAGGCTCGCTCATTGGCCTTGCGCTTTACATGTGTTTCTACGCCATCCCCTGGTTCTTGCTCAAGTCGCCTCACAAAGGTGCCCAGTCGATTCTGtacgccgccatggccggaGACCTCGGGCGTGGCACCGGCGGCAAGCTCATCAAGGAGTGCATGGAGGTAGACTTTGCCCGGAGAGAAATTAAGGACGACGAGGTAGCAAAGAAGCTCTGGGAGGAGAGCGACGCCCTGATTGagaagacggaaaagaacgccgcaaagaagagagggcagcaaaaggccaaggaggataagctggccgaggagaagaaggaaaaggaaaaggcagaagaggtGGAGAGCCTGGTAGCTGCTatcaagaagggaaaggagaaggaaaagcaaaaggaaaaggaaaagcaaCAGAAGCAAGGCGCAAAGAGCGGTAAAAAGGGCAAATGATTTattcatttatttttctttcttttttctttttctgtttaCTTATAGACAATGATGCAGCATGAGTTCAATTGCTTCGTCAATCCCATCAATAGAGATAGATTTCCGGCGCTGATCCTCATGCCAAAGCTGTGTCTACTCCTCCGTGGAGAGCTACCGATGAACCTCGGCTTAGTAAGGCCGGCGCCCAGCAATTCCATCATAGCGACTTCATGCAGCTAAtcacagcatcttcatcttcattctcatcctcatcctcatcctcatcctcatcctcatcctcactaTCCCCTATAACACAGCACCCAATTGATCACATTGATTCTCTTCAAGAGCACCAAAACACCCATAATCCGTACTGCTCTATCAATTCCACACCACAAAGCCAACGCAACCACCACCATGACGCCCTCCCTCCAGTCCATCCCAACAACCGCCCAGCTGCAGGCAATATGGAACAAGCACACGCACGCCGCGCCAGCCCACAACGCATCGACAACGCAccccgtcttcttcaccgaGAGACTGCGGAAGCCATCCGTCGGCTCAGCGATTCCATCTCCAGTTGCGGGATTCAGTCCCGTGGCGCATGGCTATGTCTACCAGGAGACGCGGAGTGGCGCAAATGCGCCCAAGTTGTGAAGATATTTTGTATCCGGGTAAGTTGCGGTGATGTAAATATTCGGGGCGAGGTCTTATATTAACCTGTTCTACGGTGTTGTTCTAGATATTAGCATTGTATTGTTTCTCTCAGTTGGGTCGGTGTGGCGGATGAGATGACATATCGAGTAACAAATGTGCAGTTTGCTGGCTTACAAAAGGCTATACTAGTATACTACTACTACCAAGTAATATTGATCTGCTTGCACATTGAAAAAGAATAGCGTCGCGTTGTAATTATAACTCAAAGTACTTTCAGCGTTAGGTTCCCATTGACCGCAAATAAAACAAAGAATTCCTCGTGAGGCGTGCACTCTCCCGTTGACTCCCAAAAAAGAACATCAAATCCCTACTATGAATACATGGTTGCAGCATCTAGGCTTCGCTGCTCTGATCAAAcacttaaaaaaaaagaagaagggaaattGAAATCATGATAGCGTCATCTTCATGTCTTAACCCTTGACTGAGATGACGATaatcatgatgatgagagccACAACCAGGATCAGCAGCGCCATGAGCTTGACATTCTTCCACCACATCTGCCGCTTCAGCCCGCGGCTCCGGACCCGAAAGTCGCGAGCGCTGCTCCCCAGCCTGTCCGTCTTGTCCACAAGCAAATCGATCCTCTCGCCTCGCTCGAGCAAGCTCTCAATGTTCTTCGTCATGATGCCTCTAACATCGTCAATCTCGCGCTTCGCATTACCAATCGCGTCGTTCATGCCGCCGCTCGTCGTGCCAAACTCCACCATCAggctcttcatctcggcGTTGAACGACCCGGCGCCGTAGTTTGGCATCTCGGCAAAGTCGCTGTGCTCGGGGAACTTTTCAAAGAATCGCTTGCGGATCTCTAGCAGGTATCCGAACGGCACGCGACGGCCCAGCGACCCGTctgcgatgacgaggaaggtCAAGCCGCCGGCGGCCGGGTGTTCGGGATAATCAGACGGAGCTTCGGCGACATAGTGAATCTGGTTCTGGCCGTGGGTGTACGTCAACTTCTGAGGGGTGGTGTGCTCAATCTTTGggaggatgatggaggcgAGCGACGAGGTTTgtgacgaggctgaggttgtGCATTCGGACAGGATTGTGGTCTTGTGGGCGATGCAGGAGCTGGTGATGCCTTTGTTAGCATGGAGATACCGAACAAGGGCGCTACAGAGCAAAAGCCCCTATAGCTTAGGGAGCTTCAACGTACTAAAGCAGCGGAGTtgcggaagaggaagacgccATTTTGGCGGTAAATTATGAGTCGCCTTGTGTAAAGATGTTGAGATTTCGAGTCTGGTGTTTGTCAGACAATGTTGGGGCG
The sequence above is drawn from the Trichoderma breve strain T069 chromosome 5, whole genome shotgun sequence genome and encodes:
- a CDS encoding short chain dehydrogenase domain-containing protein; translation: MPVPTIFYLIENGFPQVIHDNVWNIVYAVAAVTFLVLLKLYSSGRSNPSERDLHGRVVIVTGGTSGIGAEVTYELAARGAQLVLLTQVPASDPFLVDFIQDIRDRTGNHMIYAEQVDLASLYSIRKFATKWVDNAPPRRLDMIVLCASTMTPGGGKRTVTEEGVEEMWQVNYLANFHLLSILSPALKAQPFDRDVRVVIATCSSYIGSPSLKEGLGNAEKGWSPGSAYARSKLALNVFGSYFQKHLDAYKRPDQLPMNTRVIFVDPGLSRTPGTRRWLTRGSLIGLALYMCFYAIPWFLLKSPHKGAQSILYAAMAGDLGRGTGGKLIKECMEVDFARREIKDDEVAKKLWEESDALIEKTEKNAAKKRGQQKAKEDKLAEEKKEKEKAEEVESLVAAIKKGKEKEKQKEKEKQQKQGAKSGKKGK
- a CDS encoding synaptobrevin domain-containing protein; translated protein: MASSSSATPLLYSCIAHKTTILSECTTSASSQTSSLASIILPKIEHTTPQKLTYTHGQNQIHYVAEAPSDYPEHPAAGGLTFLVIADGSLGRRVPFGYLLEIRKRFFEKFPEHSDFAEMPNYGAGSFNAEMKSLMVEFGTTSGGMNDAIGNAKREIDDVRGIMTKNIESLLERGERIDLLVDKTDRLGSSARDFRVRSRGLKRQMWWKNVKLMALLILVVALIIMIIVISVKG